The following coding sequences are from one Plasmodium cynomolgi strain B DNA, scaffold: 0932, whole genome shotgun sequence window:
- a CDS encoding hypothetical protein (putative), with translation MLLNKFFEEIGILGYCKDHTEAIDEDTYNDLKKLDELYESFYNFEKESPTEYHNRCEKGKKYVQEYENHKDTCNGNGNNSFCNELNNFRVIFNNQLESIKKCDNIEELPSFQRFPLSATIIVPVSLISVIIFFSFITYKYTPIGSWINPKLMKQKRYFNELLQEHENTQNSSYRRSYNIAYTLSE, from the exons atgttattaaataaattttttgaggaGATTGGAATTTTAGGATATTGCAAAGATCATACGGAAGCAATTGACGAAGATACATATAAtgatcttaaaaaattagatgAATTGTATGAAagcttttataattttgaaaaagaatCTCCAACTGAATATCATAATCGTTgtgaaaaaggtaaaaaatatgtccaAGAATATGAGAATCATAAGGATACGTGTAATGGGAATGGTAACAATAGTTTTTGTAATGAATTAAACAACTTTAGagtaatatttaataatcaACTTGAATCAATTAAAAAGTGCGATAACATAGAAGAATTACCATCCTTCCAACGATTTCCACTATCTGCTACCATTATAGTCCCAGTTTCTCTAATATcagtaataatttttttttcatttattacatataag TATACCCCCATTGGATCATGGATAAACCCTAAATTAATGAAACAGAAAAGATActttaatgaattattacaGGAACACGAAAATACACAAAACAGTTCGTATAGGAGATCATACAACATCGCCTACACTTTGTCAGAATAA